The following are encoded in a window of Castanea sativa cultivar Marrone di Chiusa Pesio chromosome 9, ASM4071231v1 genomic DNA:
- the LOC142609114 gene encoding uncharacterized protein LOC142609114: MAVKLDISKAYDCVEWDFLRRVMMKLGFDERWVQLVMETVGTTTYLILINREPKGFVQTTRVIKQGDPLSLSRMIRKAAESHKPSVVWRSLLAAREVIFASSRWRVGDGSQILVASSNWTRSNILAIPLCYNQPKDKLIWKENSKHEFSIKTTYHVALRLRKQMVGEKLLKAKLEQWVVLSWAIWTTRNKFYFEKFQTPPKVIVEGALATLEICQQVAATQAST, translated from the exons ATGGCGGTGAAGCTTGACATCAGTAAAGCCTATGATTGTGTTGAATGGGATTTTCTTCGGCGagtgatgatgaaattggggTTCGATGAGCGGTGGGTCCAATTGGTCATGGAGACAGTGGGTACAACCACGTACTTAATATTGATTAATAGGGAACCAAAGGGTTTTGTTCAAACAACAAGAGTTATAAAGCAAGGAGATCCTCTATCACTATCAAGAATGATAAGGAAAGCAGCAGAAA GTCACAAACCATCGGTTGTTTGGCGAAGCTTACTTGCTGCTAGGGAAGTCATTTTTGCGAGTTCAAGGTGGAGAGTGGGAGATGGCAGCCAGATCCTGGTCGCATCATCAAATTG GACTAGATCAAATATACTGGCAATTCCTCTTTGTTATAACCAGCCAAAGGACAAGTTGATTTGGAAGGAAAATAGCAAACATGAGTTCTCCATAAAAACAACTTATCATGTGGCTCTTCGACTTCGTAAGCAG ATGGTGGGGGAGAAATTGTTAAAGGCAAAATTGGAGCAATGGGTGGTCCTATCTTGGGCAATCTGGACTACAAGAAATAAGTTCTACTTCGAGAAGTTCCAAACACCCCCAAAGGTGATTGTGGAAGGAGCATTAGCCACATTGGAAATTTGCCAACAGGTGGCTGCTACTCAGGCCTCAACTTGA